From Thermoflavifilum aggregans, a single genomic window includes:
- a CDS encoding HPF/RaiA family ribosome-associated protein has product MNLHIQAVHFEPDRKLLDHVHKKLSKLENVHDRIVDVEVFMKLDNVVHQIKDKVVEIKVSIPKHQFFVKQSSKSFEESFDLALDAVLTQIKRQKEKLYQS; this is encoded by the coding sequence ATGAACCTACACATTCAGGCCGTGCATTTCGAGCCCGACAGAAAATTGCTGGATCATGTACACAAAAAATTATCGAAGCTGGAAAATGTACATGACCGCATTGTGGATGTAGAAGTCTTTATGAAACTGGACAATGTGGTGCATCAGATCAAGGATAAGGTAGTGGAAATCAAGGTGTCCATTCCCAAACATCAGTTTTTTGTAAAACAAAGCTCCAAGTCATTTGAAGAATCTTTTGATCTTGCATTGGATGCGGTTCTCACGCAGATAAAGCGACAGAAAGAGAAGCTTTATCAATCCTGA
- the rplK gene encoding 50S ribosomal protein L11, with product MAKEIIGYVKLQVKGGQANPAPPIGPALGSKGVNIMEFCKQFNARTQDKMGKLLPVVLTVYADKSFDFVIKTAPAAAQLMEAAKVQSGSKEPNRVKVGKVTWDQVKAIAQDKMPDLNCFTLESAMKMIAGTARSMGITIEGTAPWER from the coding sequence ATGGCAAAAGAAATCATTGGTTACGTAAAGCTTCAGGTAAAAGGTGGTCAGGCAAATCCGGCCCCTCCCATCGGACCGGCCCTAGGCTCCAAGGGTGTCAACATCATGGAGTTCTGCAAGCAGTTCAATGCACGTACGCAGGACAAGATGGGCAAGCTGCTTCCGGTAGTTCTTACAGTTTATGCAGACAAATCTTTTGATTTTGTCATCAAAACTGCGCCGGCAGCAGCACAGCTTATGGAAGCAGCCAAGGTACAGTCAGGTTCGAAAGAACCCAATCGGGTAAAGGTGGGCAAGGTTACCTGGGATCAGGTAAAAGCCATTGCTCAGGATAAGATGCCCGACCTAAACTGCTTTACCCTGGAAAGCGCCATGAAAATGATTGCAGGCACTGCACGGAGCATGGGCATCACGATTGAAGGAACCGCACCCTGGGAACGTTAA
- the secE gene encoding preprotein translocase subunit SecE, which produces MNKIANYIQESYHELVHKVSWPSWEQLQSSTMVVLATTILATVIVWLMDLLSSTVLQYYYKLFS; this is translated from the coding sequence ATGAATAAGATAGCCAATTATATTCAGGAAAGCTACCATGAGCTGGTTCATAAAGTCTCCTGGCCTTCGTGGGAGCAATTGCAATCCTCCACCATGGTGGTACTGGCTACGACCATTCTGGCTACCGTGATCGTCTGGCTCATGGATCTGCTATCCAGTACTGTATTGCAATACTATTATAAACTGTTCTCATAA
- the rpsU gene encoding 30S ribosomal protein S21: MLIIDAKECENIDKALKKYKKKFEKARILQQLRERQAYVKPSVKRRNEIQRAIYRAKIAAGKIEKK, from the coding sequence ATGCTGATTATCGATGCCAAAGAATGCGAAAATATTGATAAAGCCCTGAAAAAATACAAGAAAAAATTCGAAAAGGCCCGTATTCTTCAGCAACTTCGCGAGCGGCAAGCATACGTAAAACCGTCGGTAAAGCGCAGAAATGAAATCCAGCGTGCTATCTACCGCGCTAAAATTGCTGCCGGCAAGATAGAAAAAAAGTAA
- a CDS encoding glycosyltransferase family protein — MNKRFAGWLPYAFLLIIGACMYGPVITGLFFLKNDAAVAYFPVRLQMSQAVHHGIIPFWSPYFNYGYPLHADFTSGFWNPLVWLFISLFHYSFYTLHLEWMGYVWIAGWGMFRLGRLFRFSPLTACTVAIAYMGSGYWLGSAQWMNWLSPVAWLPHLIVQVILLFTTKRITHALWLAIVLWCYLSNSHPDQIIWLVYFGIISVIGVGIFYFKKWQDDFLNHRKILCLIKLLLVTSVCAGLLLAGMILSIYTAIPYMYRSIALSAAQMGHPFSVSCWISFLFPLVTTSPDTYWNQTDIVLRNAYIGSLLFICAIGFFLHMRQSPGARFWFMQGICFLILSAGWLQHVSIAHNGNGWMHLPLLAYVRLESAWRLGAVLAFCISGGYFLHLLEQNISYQKIFLRLSVVLFAIYLIVAIVCFSSVTHLLSGIRDLWHGFDRIDLKQWMEDIDLKDKFFIESITGVFITGILLIVLRKTKSSKKWVQTICTLIMLDIFIHVQWMMPYTVVGKSSVKQVEQIIKAFPDDYPTPPLIPVQQYDTFPASISRMIGSKSYYDKRIGSPDHPDFYPNLLTHVQLFYHSGYASCANRTPYVYVSEKIYPVADLSKACRELDSSAIFLSEFIGKFSLPNFSHSPALLMVDTCLPGLMRLSVSNSSDVMLLCKQNDYPYWKAYDNRKNVPVYRANISFMAVYLPAGNHTVEFRYDPFIIRVGFWLMWCTMILSAGMIVWLRRKVSTH, encoded by the coding sequence ATGAACAAACGCTTTGCCGGCTGGCTTCCGTATGCTTTCCTGCTGATCATCGGTGCATGCATGTACGGGCCTGTGATAACCGGATTATTTTTCCTGAAAAACGATGCAGCCGTTGCCTATTTTCCCGTGCGCCTGCAGATGAGTCAGGCTGTGCATCATGGCATCATCCCCTTCTGGTCGCCTTATTTCAATTATGGTTATCCCCTGCACGCCGATTTTACCAGCGGATTCTGGAATCCTTTGGTGTGGCTGTTTATATCCCTATTTCACTACAGCTTTTATACCCTGCATCTGGAATGGATGGGATATGTCTGGATAGCGGGATGGGGCATGTTCCGACTTGGCAGGCTGTTTCGTTTTTCCCCACTTACGGCATGTACCGTAGCCATTGCCTATATGGGCAGCGGCTACTGGCTGGGAAGCGCCCAATGGATGAACTGGCTTTCGCCCGTAGCCTGGCTGCCTCATCTGATTGTACAGGTAATATTACTTTTTACTACCAAACGCATCACTCATGCTTTATGGCTAGCAATTGTATTGTGGTGTTATCTGAGCAATTCTCATCCAGATCAAATCATCTGGCTTGTTTATTTTGGAATTATATCGGTTATCGGTGTCGGAATATTTTATTTCAAAAAATGGCAGGATGATTTTTTGAATCACAGAAAAATCTTATGTCTCATCAAGCTTCTGCTGGTTACAAGTGTTTGTGCAGGCTTGCTGCTGGCGGGCATGATCCTGTCTATTTACACCGCTATTCCCTACATGTATCGCAGCATAGCCCTCAGTGCTGCGCAAATGGGACATCCTTTTTCTGTAAGCTGCTGGATTTCATTTCTGTTTCCGCTGGTCACTACCTCACCAGATACATACTGGAATCAAACTGATATAGTTTTGCGAAATGCATATATCGGTAGCTTGTTGTTTATTTGTGCCATTGGTTTTTTCCTGCACATGCGCCAATCTCCTGGAGCACGTTTCTGGTTTATGCAGGGAATTTGTTTTCTGATTCTTTCTGCCGGCTGGCTGCAGCATGTATCAATTGCACACAACGGAAATGGCTGGATGCATCTTCCCTTGCTGGCTTATGTGCGGCTGGAAAGTGCATGGCGACTGGGTGCAGTGCTTGCTTTTTGCATCAGCGGCGGATATTTTTTACATCTGCTTGAACAAAATATTTCCTACCAGAAAATATTTCTTCGTTTATCTGTTGTGCTATTTGCTATTTACCTGATTGTAGCGATAGTTTGCTTTTCATCGGTAACCCATCTGCTTTCTGGGATCCGTGATTTATGGCATGGATTTGATCGGATCGATTTGAAACAATGGATGGAAGATATTGATCTGAAAGATAAATTCTTTATAGAAAGCATAACAGGTGTTTTCATTACAGGCATATTGCTTATCGTTTTGCGTAAAACAAAATCATCCAAAAAATGGGTACAAACGATTTGCACACTTATCATGCTGGATATTTTCATACACGTGCAATGGATGATGCCATACACGGTAGTCGGAAAATCCAGTGTAAAACAGGTAGAGCAGATCATAAAAGCTTTTCCTGATGATTATCCCACACCTCCTTTGATACCTGTTCAGCAGTATGATACTTTCCCTGCATCCATCAGCCGAATGATTGGGAGCAAAAGTTATTATGATAAACGAATTGGCAGTCCTGATCATCCGGATTTTTATCCCAACTTGCTTACTCATGTGCAATTGTTTTATCACTCAGGATATGCATCCTGTGCCAATCGTACGCCTTATGTTTATGTGTCTGAAAAAATCTATCCGGTTGCCGATTTATCAAAAGCCTGCAGAGAACTGGATAGCTCAGCAATTTTTTTATCCGAATTCATTGGTAAATTTTCATTACCCAATTTCTCTCATTCACCTGCGCTTCTGATGGTAGATACCTGTTTGCCGGGTTTGATGCGCCTGTCTGTATCCAATTCATCTGATGTCATGCTGTTGTGCAAACAAAATGATTATCCGTATTGGAAGGCTTATGACAACAGAAAAAACGTTCCGGTTTATCGTGCCAATATCAGTTTCATGGCTGTTTATCTGCCTGCAGGAAATCATACGGTTGAATTCCGCTATGATCCGTTTATCATCCGCGTGGGTTTCTGGTTAATGTGGTGTACAATGATCCTATCCGCAGGTATGATTGTATGGTTGCGTCGGAAAGTTTCAACGCATTAA
- a CDS encoding riboflavin synthase: MFTGLIQTTGTVADVKREGLNTVFVIESSISGELHPDESVSHDGVCLTITECTASQHIVVAVQETLKKTNLGQRKPGDLINLERALSLQDRLGGHFVQGHVDTVAVCTEKKETDGSWEYCFSYPQSFADYVIEKGSVCINGISLTCFDVKPGQFRVAIIPYTYAHTNIRLVEPGHQVNLEFDMLGKYVVALAKQYFSAAHP; the protein is encoded by the coding sequence ATGTTCACAGGATTGATCCAAACAACAGGTACAGTAGCAGATGTAAAACGGGAAGGCCTGAATACTGTTTTCGTGATTGAATCGTCTATTTCCGGGGAATTGCATCCGGATGAAAGTGTTTCCCATGATGGCGTATGCCTGACCATTACCGAATGCACGGCCAGCCAGCACATAGTGGTGGCTGTACAGGAAACGCTGAAAAAAACCAACCTCGGGCAACGCAAACCCGGTGACCTCATCAACCTGGAAAGGGCTCTTAGCCTACAGGATCGGCTCGGAGGACATTTTGTACAGGGACATGTGGATACGGTGGCTGTTTGTACCGAAAAAAAAGAAACAGACGGAAGCTGGGAATATTGCTTTTCTTATCCGCAAAGCTTTGCAGACTACGTGATTGAAAAAGGTTCCGTGTGCATCAACGGCATCAGCCTTACCTGTTTTGATGTAAAACCCGGGCAATTTCGCGTAGCCATCATCCCCTACACCTATGCCCATACCAACATCCGCCTGGTTGAACCCGGCCATCAGGTGAATCTGGAGTTTGATATGTTGGGTAAATACGTTGTCGCTCTCGCTAAACAATATTTTTCTGCGGCTCATCCATGA
- a CDS encoding glycosyltransferase family 2 protein — MKSLCIIVPVYNEAGNIRPLYDSIRQYIASLPVNTWALLFIDDGSTDGTFERIRELAAKDNRVQAISFSRHFGHQAALMAGIQAADADWLVTMDGDLQHPPHLIGSMTELMESGYDIVHVQQIAREKGLKSWLSKCFYKCYNFLSETPVTPHAADFKMFNRKVREALLQFHENALFVRGLMHWVGFRSTVITYEKPPRNSGATKYPLHKQLQLAWDALISFSFRPLRLVFFSGFLIGSLAFLFAIIAIVSYLFGKTVPGWTSLLLCILFLGSLQLIAIGLLGEYLGKVYEETKKRPLYLIRETINR; from the coding sequence ATGAAATCCCTCTGCATCATAGTGCCTGTGTATAATGAAGCGGGAAACATCCGCCCGCTGTACGACAGCATCCGGCAATACATAGCGTCTCTGCCTGTCAATACTTGGGCTCTGCTTTTTATAGACGATGGCAGTACCGACGGCACATTTGAACGCATTCGGGAACTGGCAGCAAAAGACAACCGGGTGCAGGCTATTTCCTTTTCCCGGCACTTCGGCCACCAGGCTGCCCTGATGGCCGGCATCCAGGCTGCTGATGCCGATTGGCTGGTGACCATGGATGGTGATCTGCAACATCCACCTCACCTGATTGGCTCCATGACAGAACTTATGGAGAGTGGATACGACATTGTGCATGTACAGCAAATTGCCAGAGAAAAAGGACTGAAATCATGGTTGAGCAAATGTTTTTACAAATGCTATAATTTTTTGTCTGAAACCCCTGTAACACCCCATGCTGCTGATTTTAAAATGTTTAACCGGAAAGTAAGGGAGGCTTTGCTTCAGTTTCATGAAAATGCCTTGTTCGTCCGTGGATTGATGCACTGGGTGGGCTTCAGAAGTACGGTGATCACCTACGAAAAACCACCCAGAAATAGCGGTGCTACGAAATATCCTCTGCACAAACAACTCCAGCTTGCCTGGGATGCGCTGATTTCATTTAGCTTCCGGCCTTTGCGACTGGTATTCTTTTCGGGTTTTCTGATCGGAAGCCTGGCTTTTCTGTTTGCCATCATAGCTATTGTAAGTTATCTGTTTGGTAAAACGGTTCCCGGATGGACGTCCCTGTTGCTGTGCATCCTGTTTCTGGGCAGCCTGCAGCTCATAGCCATAGGCCTGCTGGGTGAATATCTCGGAAAAGTTTATGAAGAAACGAAGAAACGGCCGCTGTACCTGATCCGGGAAACTATTAACCGGTAA
- the nusG gene encoding transcription termination/antitermination protein NusG, with translation MDAVTSPTQETRWYVLRVISGKEKKVKEYLDLEIRRSGWGDIIKQVFVPVEKVYKIQSGKKVMRERNFYPGYVMIEVVEGKLTDEIISAINNMTNVIHFLGKDKPIPLRKSEVNKMLGKADELADQGVTMSEPFIVGETVRIIDGPFNDFNGVIEEINEEKKKLKVIVKIFGRATPVELNFMQVEKIS, from the coding sequence ATGGATGCTGTAACCAGCCCCACACAAGAAACACGCTGGTATGTGCTTAGGGTTATCAGCGGGAAAGAAAAAAAAGTCAAGGAATATCTTGACCTGGAAATCCGCCGCTCCGGCTGGGGCGATATCATTAAACAAGTATTTGTACCTGTAGAAAAAGTATACAAAATTCAGTCGGGCAAGAAGGTGATGCGGGAAAGAAATTTTTATCCCGGATATGTAATGATTGAAGTGGTGGAAGGCAAGCTTACCGACGAGATCATCAGTGCCATCAACAACATGACGAATGTGATCCATTTTCTGGGGAAAGATAAACCTATTCCCCTGCGCAAATCAGAAGTAAACAAAATGCTGGGCAAGGCTGATGAACTCGCCGATCAGGGTGTAACCATGAGTGAGCCCTTTATCGTGGGAGAAACCGTACGCATTATCGATGGCCCGTTCAATGATTTCAACGGAGTCATTGAAGAAATCAATGAGGAAAAGAAAAAGCTGAAGGTCATCGTTAAAATTTTCGGCCGCGCAACCCCGGTAGAACTGAATTTTATGCAGGTAGAAAAAATCAGCTGA
- the rplL gene encoding 50S ribosomal protein L7/L12: MADLKAFAEQLVNLTVKEVNELAKILKEEYGIEPAAAAPVMVAGGGAAAGAAAAPAAEEKTSFNVILKAAGANKLNVVKVVKELTGLGLKEAKELVDGAPKPVKEGIAKAEADQLAAKLKEAGAEVEIQ, from the coding sequence ATGGCTGACTTAAAAGCATTTGCCGAACAGCTCGTAAATCTCACCGTCAAGGAAGTGAACGAATTGGCTAAAATTCTGAAAGAAGAATACGGGATTGAACCAGCAGCAGCTGCTCCGGTAATGGTTGCCGGAGGCGGTGCTGCAGCCGGTGCTGCCGCTGCTCCTGCAGCTGAAGAAAAAACCTCTTTCAACGTGATTCTGAAAGCCGCCGGCGCCAATAAACTGAACGTGGTGAAGGTGGTGAAGGAATTAACCGGTCTTGGCCTCAAGGAAGCCAAAGAATTGGTTGACGGAGCACCCAAGCCCGTGAAAGAGGGAATTGCTAAGGCTGAAGCCGATCAACTGGCTGCCAAACTGAAAGAAGCTGGTGCTGAAGTAGAAATCCAGTAA
- the tuf gene encoding elongation factor Tu — MAKEVFKRDKPHVNIGTIGHIDHGKTTLTAAITYVLSQKGLAEKKSYDEIDAAPEEKERGITINTAHVEYQTANRHYAHVDCPGHADYVKNMITGAAQMDGAILVVAATDGPMPQTKEHLLLARQVGVPRIVVFLNKVDLVDDPELLELVEIEVRELLNFYGFDGDNTPIIKGSATGALAGEEKWVKAIEELMDAVDNYIPLPPRPIDQPFLMSIEDVFSITGRGTVATGRIERGKVKVGDNVEIVGFVHEPLKTTVTGVEMFKKILEEGQAGDNAGLLLRGIEKKDIRRGMVICQPGSITPHTDFKCEVYVLSKEEGGRHTPFFNHYRPQFYFRTTDVTGEVELPQGVEMVMPGDNVSLTVHLIAPIAMEKGLKFAIREGGRTVGAGQVTEILK, encoded by the coding sequence ATGGCAAAAGAAGTCTTTAAAAGGGATAAGCCCCATGTGAACATTGGTACGATTGGTCATATTGACCACGGGAAGACCACATTAACGGCAGCCATCACTTATGTATTATCACAAAAAGGGCTGGCCGAAAAGAAAAGCTATGATGAAATTGATGCGGCTCCTGAAGAAAAAGAAAGAGGTATTACCATTAACACAGCCCATGTGGAATACCAGACGGCCAACCGTCATTATGCACACGTGGATTGCCCCGGACATGCCGACTATGTGAAGAACATGATTACCGGTGCAGCCCAGATGGATGGTGCTATTCTGGTAGTAGCTGCTACCGATGGCCCGATGCCGCAGACCAAAGAACACCTGCTGCTTGCTCGTCAGGTGGGTGTGCCCCGTATTGTGGTATTCCTGAATAAGGTGGATCTGGTGGATGATCCGGAATTGCTGGAGCTGGTGGAAATTGAAGTCCGCGAATTGCTGAACTTCTATGGATTCGACGGTGACAACACACCGATTATCAAAGGATCTGCTACCGGTGCACTGGCTGGCGAAGAAAAATGGGTAAAAGCCATCGAAGAATTGATGGATGCTGTAGACAATTATATCCCGCTTCCGCCCCGGCCTATCGATCAACCTTTCCTGATGTCCATCGAAGATGTATTTTCCATTACCGGTCGCGGTACGGTAGCTACCGGCAGAATTGAACGCGGAAAGGTGAAGGTGGGTGACAACGTGGAAATTGTGGGATTTGTCCATGAACCTCTCAAAACCACCGTTACCGGCGTGGAAATGTTCAAGAAAATTCTGGAAGAAGGACAGGCTGGTGATAATGCCGGATTGCTGCTCCGTGGTATTGAAAAGAAAGATATCCGCCGGGGAATGGTCATTTGTCAGCCTGGATCCATCACTCCGCATACCGACTTCAAATGCGAAGTGTATGTGCTGAGCAAGGAAGAAGGAGGCCGGCATACCCCGTTCTTCAACCATTACCGTCCGCAGTTCTATTTCCGTACAACCGACGTTACTGGTGAAGTGGAATTGCCCCAGGGCGTAGAAATGGTGATGCCAGGCGATAATGTTTCCCTGACCGTTCACCTGATCGCTCCCATTGCTATGGAAAAAGGGCTCAAATTCGCTATCCGCGAAGGCGGACGTACGGTGGGTGCAGGCCAGGTAACCGAAATCCTGAAATAA
- the rplJ gene encoding 50S ribosomal protein L10 — MNKAQKTEIIDKLRERFSRYPHFYLADSSALTVEQVNKLRRACFEGKVEMKVAKNTLIRKALESIEASRYEGVYPALKGQTAIFFTENPKEPALIISRFRKEQGSEKPILKLAYVDSEIYEGDGQLETLTRLKSKADLIGELIGLLQAPAHRVIGALQSGGQTIAGVLKTLESRTGD; from the coding sequence ATGAATAAAGCACAGAAAACCGAAATCATTGATAAGCTCAGGGAACGCTTCAGCCGCTATCCGCATTTTTATCTGGCCGATTCCTCGGCCTTGACGGTTGAACAGGTCAACAAACTGCGCAGGGCCTGCTTTGAAGGCAAGGTTGAAATGAAGGTAGCCAAGAATACGCTCATCCGCAAGGCATTAGAATCTATTGAAGCATCGCGGTATGAAGGCGTTTATCCTGCATTGAAAGGACAAACAGCCATCTTTTTTACCGAAAACCCGAAGGAACCGGCCCTGATTATTTCCCGTTTCCGCAAAGAACAGGGGAGTGAAAAACCCATTCTGAAGCTGGCTTATGTGGATTCTGAAATTTATGAGGGGGATGGTCAACTGGAAACCTTAACCCGGTTAAAATCCAAAGCTGATTTGATCGGGGAACTGATCGGCCTGTTGCAGGCTCCGGCACATCGGGTCATTGGCGCCCTGCAGTCCGGCGGGCAAACCATCGCTGGTGTGCTGAAGACCCTTGAATCCAGAACAGGAGACTGA
- a CDS encoding class I SAM-dependent methyltransferase produces MKHPLPADKQDFDAFARHYRELHDANIRLSGARSAYFARLKIQILAQYESDEGQYVLDLGCGDGLCTAYMQQSFPSWQLTGVDVSAESIAVAQERRLPGVPFIRYDGRQLPFDSAGFDVIFMAGVLHHVRHDKRLAVLQEARRVARPQGRIYVFEHNPFNPLTRYFVRTCVFDRGVKLLAASEAGQLLRDAGWKVETCRYYIFFPLYRIFQPLRKAERWLARIPLGGQYMIRACAC; encoded by the coding sequence ATGAAGCATCCTTTGCCAGCCGATAAGCAGGATTTCGATGCTTTTGCCAGGCATTACAGGGAGCTTCATGATGCCAATATCCGGTTATCAGGTGCTAGGTCAGCCTATTTTGCCCGACTAAAAATACAAATCCTTGCCCAGTATGAATCCGATGAAGGTCAATATGTGCTGGATCTGGGTTGCGGAGACGGCCTGTGTACGGCATATATGCAGCAATCTTTTCCTTCTTGGCAACTAACCGGTGTGGATGTATCGGCAGAAAGCATTGCAGTAGCACAGGAACGCCGGCTGCCAGGTGTGCCTTTCATCCGTTATGATGGACGGCAACTGCCTTTTGATTCTGCAGGTTTTGATGTGATTTTTATGGCTGGTGTATTGCATCATGTCAGGCATGACAAGCGTCTGGCTGTTTTGCAGGAGGCACGTAGGGTAGCCCGTCCGCAGGGACGGATTTATGTTTTTGAGCATAATCCTTTCAATCCACTTACTCGTTATTTTGTCCGCACCTGTGTATTTGATCGCGGCGTAAAACTGTTGGCAGCTTCGGAGGCAGGGCAGCTGCTGCGTGATGCAGGCTGGAAGGTAGAAACCTGCCGATATTATATTTTCTTTCCCTTATACCGCATTTTTCAGCCCTTGCGAAAGGCTGAACGCTGGCTGGCCCGGATACCTCTGGGAGGTCAATACATGATCCGCGCCTGTGCATGCTGA
- a CDS encoding tyrosine-type recombinase/integrase gives MHPEIFIQEQLQRFLEHLAFEKRYSRHTLIAYRHDIEDFLSFLTIYGTFHEVRELNAMHIRSWAAELAERSSSAATIRRKLSAVRCWLRYAHQQGWTDHDPFGRVVLPRKQKRLPAFLKQEEVDRLFHTCAFPEGIAGITHKLILALFYHTGMRLSELAGLKQSDWDRQQHWMRVLGKGSKYRFIPLGPGLEQLLLNYQQQRQSAFGNQYEDCLVLTEKGKPLYAKYLYRIVHRYLTQISTLSKASPHVLRHTFATHLLNAGADLQAIRELLGHSSLAATQVYVHNSIAQLKEIHKQAHPRG, from the coding sequence ATGCATCCCGAAATTTTCATTCAGGAACAGTTACAGCGCTTTTTGGAGCATCTGGCTTTTGAAAAGCGTTACTCCCGCCATACCCTGATAGCTTACAGGCATGATATTGAAGATTTTCTCAGCTTCCTGACCATTTATGGAACATTTCATGAAGTCAGGGAGTTGAATGCCATGCATATTCGTTCATGGGCAGCTGAGCTGGCCGAACGGTCGTCCAGTGCCGCTACCATCAGACGAAAGCTTTCTGCCGTGAGATGCTGGCTCAGGTATGCTCACCAGCAGGGGTGGACAGACCATGATCCTTTTGGACGGGTGGTGCTTCCCAGAAAGCAAAAACGCCTGCCGGCATTTTTAAAGCAGGAAGAGGTTGACAGGCTTTTTCATACCTGTGCATTTCCGGAAGGCATTGCAGGCATTACCCACAAGCTCATTTTAGCCTTATTTTATCATACAGGCATGCGGCTTTCGGAACTGGCAGGATTGAAACAAAGCGATTGGGACAGGCAGCAGCACTGGATGCGGGTTTTGGGGAAAGGCAGCAAATATCGGTTCATTCCACTGGGGCCGGGATTGGAACAATTGCTGCTCAACTATCAGCAACAGCGTCAGTCCGCATTTGGAAATCAATATGAAGATTGTCTGGTGCTTACAGAAAAAGGTAAACCTCTTTACGCCAAATATCTTTATCGGATTGTTCATCGCTATCTCACTCAGATAAGCACGCTTAGCAAGGCTAGCCCCCACGTATTGCGGCATACCTTCGCCACGCATTTGCTCAATGCCGGTGCGGATTTGCAAGCTATCCGGGAACTGCTTGGACACAGCAGCTTGGCTGCTACCCAAGTGTACGTACACAACTCTATCGCACAATTAAAGGAAATCCACAAACAGGCTCATCCCCGTGGGTAA
- the rplA gene encoding 50S ribosomal protein L1 → MLTKKRKAAEAKIDRTKLYPLAEAAALLKDINTTRFDSSVDMHIRLGVDPKKADQAIRGSVTLPHGTGKTRKVLVLCTPDKEEEAKQAGADYVGLDEYIQKIENGWTDVDVIIATPSVMPKIGKLGKILGPRNLMPNPKTGTVTQDVASAVKEVKSGKITFKVDKAGIIHASIGRVSFPPEKIVENAHEFIQTILRLKPPTAKGTYLKSISMATTMSPGIKIDPRSVLN, encoded by the coding sequence ATGCTGACCAAGAAACGTAAAGCTGCCGAAGCTAAAATTGATCGTACGAAATTATATCCGCTCGCAGAAGCTGCGGCTTTGCTGAAAGATATCAATACTACCCGTTTTGATAGCTCAGTAGATATGCATATCCGGCTGGGTGTAGATCCTAAAAAGGCTGACCAGGCTATCAGAGGATCGGTAACCCTGCCACATGGCACAGGTAAAACCCGTAAAGTATTGGTTTTGTGTACACCCGATAAGGAAGAAGAAGCCAAACAGGCAGGTGCGGATTATGTGGGTCTGGATGAATATATCCAAAAGATTGAAAACGGCTGGACGGATGTGGATGTGATCATTGCCACTCCATCTGTAATGCCTAAAATCGGGAAACTGGGTAAAATCCTTGGCCCCCGGAACCTGATGCCCAATCCTAAAACGGGTACGGTAACTCAAGACGTAGCCTCGGCTGTGAAAGAAGTGAAAAGCGGAAAAATTACCTTTAAGGTAGATAAAGCCGGCATTATTCATGCTTCCATCGGCAGGGTTTCCTTTCCACCGGAAAAAATTGTGGAGAATGCACATGAATTCATCCAGACCATTCTTCGGTTAAAGCCACCTACTGCGAAAGGAACCTATCTCAAGAGCATCTCGATGGCTACCACCATGAGCCCGGGAATCAAGATTGATCCGCGTTCAGTATTAAACTGA